The Streptomyces phaeolivaceus genome has a window encoding:
- a CDS encoding DarT ssDNA thymidine ADP-ribosyltransferase family protein, protein MSVQTPPEGLPGAEALFADRVPKGFSKTMLRHDRAPQLPTNPQAEVLYPQAVSTQHLQHIYVLTDEDAANAEAIVSASGHDEVDISVDPIMFGR, encoded by the coding sequence GTGAGCGTACAGACCCCCCCGGAGGGTCTGCCCGGAGCCGAAGCCCTCTTCGCCGACAGAGTCCCCAAGGGCTTCAGCAAGACGATGCTGCGCCACGACCGAGCGCCTCAACTCCCGACGAATCCCCAGGCCGAAGTGCTGTACCCGCAGGCCGTCTCCACCCAGCACCTGCAGCACATTTACGTCCTCACTGACGAAGATGCAGCGAACGCTGAGGCCATTGTCAGCGCCAGCGGACATGATGAGGTCGACATCTCCGTCGACCCGATCATGTTCGGCAGGTAA